A window of Roseateles sp. XES5 genomic DNA:
TTTCATGAACTGGTGCTGGCGCAGCATGCCGCGCGTGTCGCGGCCGGACGAACCGGCTTCCGAGCGGAAGCACGGCGTCAGCGCGGTGAAGCGCAGCGGCAGCTTCTCCTGTTCCAGGATTTCCTCGCGCACGAGATTGGTGAGCGAGACTTCCGCGGTCGGGATCAGCCAGCGGCCGTCGGTGGTGCGGAAGAGGTCTTCGGAAAACTTCGGAAGCTGGCCGGTGCCGTACATGGCGTCGTCGCGCACGAGCAGCGGCGCATGGACTTCCGTATAGCCGTGCTCCTGCGTGTGCGTGTCGATCATGAACTGGCCGAGCGCGCGTTCCAGGCGGGCAAGCTGCCCCTTGAGCACGGTGAAGCGCGAGCCGGCGATCTTCGCGGCGGCCTCGAAGTCCATGTAGCCGAGCGCCTCGCCGATCTCGTAATGCTCCAGCGGTTTGTGGTTCCAGCCGGGCTTCTTGCCCCAGGTCAGCTTCTCGACATTGCCCGTCTCGTCCGCGCCGACCGGCACGTCGTCGAAGGGAATGTTCGGGATGCGCGACAGGGCATCGTTGAGCTCGGCGGTGACCTGGCGCTCTTCGTCCTCGGCGGCCGGCAGCTGGTCCTTGATGGCCGAGACTTCCGCCTTCAGCTTTTCGGCAAGCTCCGAGTTCTTGGCCGCCATGGCCGCGCCGATCTCCTTGGAGGCGGCGTTGCGGCGCGACTGCATGTCCTGCGCGGTCTGGATGACGGCGCGGCGCTTCTCGTCGAGGTCGATCAGCGTCTTGGCAAGGGGGCTAGCGCCGCGCTTTGCAAGGGCGGCGTCAAGGGCGTCGGCGTTGTCGCGGATCCATTTGATATCAAGCATAATCGTTCCAGGCGTTCCGTGGATTATGGCCCATCCACGCCCGGCAGCGACCCGCCGGCGGGCCTCAGTCGGCCTCGCCCGGTGTTGCAGCGCCCTCGTTTTCCGCATCCTGCGCGTTCGAGGCGCTCGCCCGCTGCCGTTCGATGAGTCGGGCCGTATAGATGGAAATCTCGTAGAGAAGGATGGCCGGCAGTGCAAGGCCGATCTGGGACACCGGATCGGGCGGCGTCAGCACGGCGGCCACGACGAAGGCGATGACGATCGCATATTTGCGCTTGTTGGCGAGCGCCTTCGAATCGATGAAGCCGGCCCTGACGAGCAGCGAGGAGACGACCGGAAGCTGGAAGACGAGACCGAACGCGAAGATCAGCGACATGATCAGGCCGAGATATTCGGAAACCTTCGGCAGAAGCTGGATCGAGACCTGCCCCTCGCCGCCGCCCTGTTCCATGGCGAGGAAGAACCACATGACCATGGGCGTGAAGAAGAAGTAGACCAGCGCCGCGCCGATGAGGAAGAGGATGGGCGAGGCGATCAGGAACGGCAGGAAGGCGGATCGCTCGTTCTTGTAGAGGCCCGGCGCCACGAACTTGTAGACTTGCTGGGCGATGACCGGGAACGCGATGACCAGCGCGCCGAACATGGCGACCTTGATCTGCGTGAAGAAGAATTCCTGCGGCGCCGTATAGATCAGCTCGACATTGCGATGGGTCAGCCCGGCCCAGCTCACGGCCCATTTGAAGGGCAGGACGAGCAGGTTGAAAAGCTGCTTGGCGAAATAGAAGCAGACGAGGAAGGCGACGAAGAAGGCGCCGACCGCCCAGAGCAGGCGCTGGCGCAGCTCGATCAGGTGCTCGATGAGCGGCTGGGGCTTGTCTTCGAGATCGCCGCTCATGCGTCGCCCTTCTTGGTCTTGGCCGTCTTCGGCTTGATAGCGGCCTTCTCGGCCGCGTTGGGCTTGGTCGCGGCCTTCTCGGCTGCATTAGGCTTGGTCGCGGCCTTCTCGGCCGCGGGGGACTTGGCTACGGCCTTCTCTGCCGTTTTGGGCCTGGTCGCAGCCTTGGCGGTCGCGGACGCCTTGCTGGCGGCCTTCTCGACCGCAGGCGTCTGGACGGCGGTCTTTGAAGCCGCCTTCGTCGCCGTCGCCTTCGCAGCGGTCTCGGCCTTGCGGGGCTTTGCCGCCTTCGCGCTATCGCCCCCGGCCTTCTTCTTCGCGGTCTTGGCGACCGGGCCGGCCTTGAGCGGCACGGCGGCCACGGGCTCGGTGGAAGCGGGCGTCTGCGCCGTGGAGGGCACGGCGGCCGGCGTCGCGGAGGTGCCGTCCGTCGGGGTGACGGCGGGCGTCTGCGTCGACGAGGCGTTCGTCGCCTTCTGGAGATCGGATTTGATCTCGTCGCCGATCTGGCGCAGCGGATTGACCGCATCGCGGATCGTGTTCAGCGGATTGAGCTTCTGCGCCTCGCCGATCGTCTTGCGCACGTCGTCGAGATCGGCCTCGCGCAGCGCCTCGTCGAACTGCTGGCGGAAATCGCTCGCCATGCCGCGCATCTTGGACACCATGCGCCCGAACGTGCGCAGCATCTGCGGCAGGTCCTTCGGACCCACCACGATGATCAGAACGATGGCGATGACGAGTATTTCGGTCCAGCCGACATCAAGCATAGGGTAATGTCCTCATGGGCCGCGAACCGCCGCTCGCGGCCAGACGCCGGTCACTTGACCTCGTCAGCCTTGTGCTCGACGGTCTTGCCGTTCTCGGCCGAAGCGGCTTCCTCGTCGGACATGCCCTTCTTGAAATTCTTGATGCCCTTGGCGACATCACCCATCAGTTCCGGGATCTTGCCGCGGCCGAACAGCAGCAGCACAACCACCAGAACGATCAGCCAATGCCAGATGCTGAAAGAACCCATTCCCGTAACTCCCTTTGAAACCTGAACCCCGATTTAAGACGTTCGGCCGTCTTTTTCAAATACCAGTATGTCGCGGTGGTTAGCCGAAAGCGTGACGTCGCGCAATCCGGCAGCCAATTGATCCGCCCGCACACGCGCCCGAACCGGCCGGTCCGCGCCCGGTACGGCCAGTTCCAGAAGCTCGACCACGCCAAGGAAACGCCGCGACAATATGCGCGCGGGAATGTCGCCGCCGGTTTCGAGCACCCTGAGGCCGGCAAGGCGGACGGCCACGCACACCTTCTGTCCGTTGGTAAAGCCCGCGCCGTCGACATTGCCAAGCGGGGTTTCCACCACGCCGCCGCGCACATGGCCGGAAAATTCGTTGATCTCGGAGAAGAAGGCGGCGGCGAAGATGCTCTGCGGCTTGAGATAAAGCTCTTCCGCCGTGCCCACCTGCACGAGGCAGCCATCCTTCAGCAGCGCGATCCTGTCGCCCATGCGCATCGCCTCTTCGGCGTCATGGGTGACGACGATGGCGCTGGCGCGCGACTGGCGCAGGATCGCCAGCGTGTCGGCGCGGATCGAATCCTTGAGACGCGAATCGAGACCGGAGAACGGCTCGTCCATCAGCAGCACCGACGGGCGCGGCGCGAGCGCGCGGGCCAGCGCCACGCGCTGTTGCTCGCCGCCCGACAGCATGTGCGGAAACTTCTGGGCATAATGCGCAAGGCCGACCCGCTCCAGCGCCGCCTGCGCTTCCGCCTCGGCCTCCGCGCGCGGCAGGGCCGTCAGGCCGAAGCGCACATTGTCGAGCACCGACATATGCGGGAAGAGCGCGAAATCCTGGAACATCAGCCCGACGCCGCGCCGCTCGGGCGGCAGGAAAACGTCGGGGCCGGCGATCTCGCGGTCGTTGAGCAGGACGCGGCCACTGGTCTGCGCCTCGATGCCGGCGGCGATGCGCAGCAGCGTCGTCTTGCCGGAACCGGACGGGCCGAGCAGGCACAGCACTTCGCCGGGCTCGGCCGTCAGCGAGATGCCGCGGATCGTTTCCTTGTTGTGGTAGCTGTGATGCACGTTCTCGAAGGCGAGCCGCGCCGCGAAGGTCACCGCCGATGCCCGTCTCGTCTCGATACCGTTGGAGCCTGACGGGTCCGAAGCCATTGTGCCGAAGTCTTTCCCTGCCGCCGGCCTTTCACGCCGACGGTCCTGTCATAAGCTTCGTCTATTCGTCTTCTTTTCCGCCCGGTGTCAAGAGTCCGAGTTCTTCGAGGTCGAGCTGGGTGATGGGATCCTCGTCCTCCGCCAGCTCGTCCTCGCCGAGCGGCAGCGGCACCTGGAAGTTGGAGGGGATGCGGCCGGACAGGAGCCCCGCCCCCTTCAGCTCTTCGAGGCCCGGCAGGTCGCGCAGCTCCTCGAGCCCAAAATGATCGAGGAAATCCCTTGTCGTGCCGAAGGTTACGGGTCGGCCCGGCGAGCGGCGGCGGCCACGGAAACGCACCCAGCCGGCTTCCATCAGCACGTCGAGCGTACCCTTCGATGTCTGGACGCCGCGGATATCCTCGATCTCGGCGCGGGTGACCGGCTGGTGGTAGGCGATGATGGACAGCACCTCCAGCGCGGCGCGCGACAATTTGCGCACCTCGGTCTCGTCGGTGCGAATGACGAAGGACAAATCCGGCGCGGTGCGGAAGGCCCAGCTGTCGCCCGCCTGCACCAGCGTCACGCCGCGCCCGGCATAGAGCGCCTTCAAGTCGTGCATGACATGCACCACGTCGACGCCACGCGGCAGGCGGTCGGCGATATAGGCCTCGGAGACCGGACCGGCGGAGGCGAAGACCAGCGCCTCGGCAATGCGCGCAGCCTCGTGCAGGCGGCGCGGATCGACCACCGTTGCCTCTTCCATGACGCGCGCTCCCTCGCCCTCACTCACGCGGCGCTCCCGTCCTCGTCGTCGGCCTTCTGGCCGCGGCGCAGATAGATCGGCTGGAAGGCGCCGTCCTGGCGCAGCTCGAGCCGGCCCTCGCGCACGAGCTCCAGCGTCGCGGCGAAGGCACTGGCGATCGCCGTCGTGCGCTCCGTCGGGTCGCTCAGGTAGCGCAGCATGAAATGGTCGAGCGCCGTCCAGTCGTCGTCGAAGCCACCGATGAGCAGTTGCAGGATCTCGCGCGCATCGGCGAGCGACCAGACGCTGCGCTTCTCGATGGTGACCTGCGTGATGGCATGGCGCTGGCGCAGCGAGGCATAGGCGCTGAGGAGATCGTAGAGCGAGGCCTCGAAGGCGGAGCGCCGTTCGGTCGGGATATGCTCCGGCATGCCGCGGGCGAAGACATCGCGGCCGAGGCGATTGCGGTTGACGAGCTTGGTCGCCGCATCGCGCATCGCCTCCAGCCGCTTCAGGCGGAAGGCGAGGCTCGCCGCCATCTCCTCGCCCGAGGGGCCATCGTCCTTGGCCTGCTTGGGAATCAGCAGGCGGGATTTCAGATAGGCGAGCCAGGCCGCCATGACGAGATAATCGGCGGCAAGCTCGATGCGGATCTTTCGCACCTTGTCGATGAAGGCGAGATACTGTTCAGCGAGCGCCAGCACGGAGATGCGGGTCAGGTCCACCTTCTGCGTGCGGGCAAGATGCAGCAGAAGGTCGAGCGGGCCTTCGAAGCCGGCAAGGTCGACGACGAGGCTTTCCTCGGAAAGCCCCCGCCCCTCGCCGTCCTGCCACAGATCGTCCATCGGCGCCTGCGCGCCGCGTGCCTTCTTCTGTGGCTTGGCTCCCGGTTCCTGCACGGCGCTCCCTTGGATCTTGCGCGGGGCCGTCAGGCCACCGCGATCATGGCGTTGAATTCTTCGCGCAGCGCCTGTTCGTCCGCCCCATCGGCGGCCGGGAAGCCCGCACGCACGGCATTCGCCCGCCTGAGGCTCTCGCCGGCCAGCGGGGGAACGTTTTCCGTCACGGCAATCATTTCCTCCATGATGCCATGGCAATGCAACACCATGTCGAGGCCAGCGGCGATGATTCCCCGGCTTCTTGTGGCAATATCGCCGGCAAGCGCGTTCATGGAGACGTCGTCGGACATCAGGAGGCCGTCGAAGCCGATATGGCCGCGGATGATCTCCTCCACGACCCTGGCCGAGGTCGTCGCCGGATTGTCGCCGTCGACGGCGGTGAAGACGATATGCGCGGACATCGCCATCAGTTCGTTCCGCATGCGCCGGAAGGGCACGAAATCGCAAGCCTCGAGCTGCTTGCGGCTGGCATGCACGACCGGCAGGTCATGGTGGGAATCGACCATGGTGCGGCCATGGCCCGGCATGTGCTTCATGATCGGCAGCAGGCCGCCGGCCTTGAGGCCTTCGGCAGCCGCCTTGCCCATGGCCGAGACGATATCCGGCTCCTGCCCGTAGGCGCGGTTGCCGATGACGTCATGCACGCCGGGAACGGCGACATCGAGCACCGGCAGGCAATCGACATTGATGCCGAGACGCAGGAGATCGAAGGCATGCAGGCGCGACATCAGCCACGCGGCGCGCAGGCCCTTTTCGACGTCCGCGCGGTAGATCGCGCCAAGCGCGGCGGCATTCGGATATTGCTGGACATGGGGCGGCTTGATGCGCTGGACGCGCCCGCCCTCCTGGTCGATCAGCACCGGAATGTCCGCGCCGCCGCCAATGCAATCGCGCATTTCCGCCGTGAGATCGGCGACCTGCGCCGGCTCGCCGATATTGCGGCCGAACAGGATGAAGCCCCAGGGCCGCTCGCTGCGGAAGAAGGCCTTTTCGTCGGCGGTCAGTGTCAGGCCCTTGCAGCCCGAAATGAAGGATTTCGATTCGCTCATGTCAGCAACTTTAGAGGTTCGGTGGGGAAAGACGAAGGGCGCAGCCTGCGCGGGAATCGAAGAGGCGCGGAACCGGTCCGCGCCTCCCCTGGAAAATCGATCCGGCCTCAGCGGGTGACGAGGCAGCTGCCGCCGGCGCCCTTGTAGCGGTTGCAGAGCGCATTGGCCTCTTCGCGCGAGCCGGCCGGGATGCGGACGCGGAAGAAGGTGCCCTTGTTCGGGATTTCCGCCTTCTTGATATCCACGCCACGGCCGCCGATGACGCTCGAGAACTTCGAGGACAGCGAATTGTAGCTCTTCTGCGCTTCGGCTTCGGAGGGCAGCGAGGCGATCTGGATCACGTAGCTGCCCGGGGCGACGGCGGCGACCTGGGTCTGCTCGCCCGTCTGCGTGCCGGTCGCGGCCGCGGTCTGCGTGCCCGAAACATTGCCGTTCTCGGTGACGGTGCCGACGACGGTGACGGGCTGGTCGATCGGGCGGGTGCCCGGCAGCGGCGTCTTGTCATCGGTCGAGGCGGTTTCGCTCGCGCCGATCGCCGTCGTCTTCACCGTGCGCACCGGCGCGATGTCGTCGACCTCGGCATTGGCCGCTTCGGCGAGCGCCGAGCGCGGCTTGGCGTCCGTGCCGGCCTGCTGTTCGGCGCGCAGCGATGCGTCGGCGTCCAGCGTCGCGCTGGCGACGGCCTCGCCGGACGCACGGCCCGTCGTGGCGGTCGCCTTGGCGTCGAGACCGGCGGTTTCAAGGCCGGCGGTTTCGGCAGCGGGTTCCCCGACCGTTTCTTCGCGGGCGACAAGCGTGCCGTCCGGCTTGACGATCATGGTCTTGACCTTGCGCGGCGAGACGAGCTGCTTTTCGCCGTCGGCGGTGACCTTTTCCGGCTCGTCGACGCCCGGCAGCAGGCGGTTTTCGTCATCGGCGGCATTGGCCGTCTCGGTGCCGTCCTCGGGGCCGTCGAACGGCAGGGTTTCCGGCGTCAGGGTACGCTGCACGACGTCGACGGGCTCTTCCGTCGAAGTGACGAGCTGCTCCTGCTGCGGGGTGCTGGCGGTATCGCCGGCGACGCGGTCATAGACGGCCTTGTCCTGGTTCGGCACGGTCTTGCCGCCCTTTTCCTCGGGCACGACCTTGACCGGGGTCTTGTCGGCCAGGATGACGCGCGGCTCACCGGAGCTTGCCGAACCACCCGTGAAGGCGGACCAGGCGTAGACACCGCCGCCGCCGATAAGGAGCAGGCCTGCAAGCGACGCGGCGATCAGCATGCCGCGGCGCGGCCGGGCCGCCTCGTCGTCATAGCCGTCGCCGGCATAGAGCGTGTTCGCCTGGCCCGGATCGACCGGGATGGCCATGCGCTCGGGCTGTTTCAGCGACCGGCGGAAATCCTCTTCCAGCGCGCGCTCGAAATCGTCGACGTCGGAGATCTGCGTCACCGGCTGCGGAATGGCGGCGGCAACGGCGGGGCTTGCGGCGACAACGCGCGGCTCCTCGACCCGGGGCTTGGCGGCGGGCTCGAAGAGCTGCGCCATTTCCGCGTCGATGTCGAAGTCGTAATCGGGCTGGTAGGCCGGCGGCTTTTCCTTCTCGATGACGGGAAGCTGCGGCACGTCGAGTTCCGTTACGGGGGCGACGCCCTCGTCGGTATCGGCGATCATCGCCGGATCGAAGGGCAGCGCGCCGTCATTGGTCTCGGTGACGATGGCCTGCGGCGTCGTGTAGGTGGAAACCGGCACGGCGACGGCGGGCTCGCGGCGCACCGGCGTTTCGACGGCGGCGACGGGCTGAACGACCGTCATCGGCTCGGCCTTTACGGGCTCAACCTTGACCGGCTCCTCGTCGAGCTGGAAGTCGGAGAGGTCGAGATCGATGTCCGACAGGTCGAATTCCATATTGTCGAAATCGACCTCGGGCTCGGCGGCCACGGGCGTTGCGACCGGCTCGCGGCGTGCCTCGACAACGGGCGTCTCAAGAACAGGTGTCTCGACGACCGGGGTCTGGACAACTTGGGTCTCGATGACGGGGGTCTCGATGACCGGCGTCTGCATCACCGGTTCCCGCGCGGTTTCCCGCACCGTTTCCATGACGGGTTCGCGGTGGATCGTGGGGGTCGCGCGGCTGGTGGGCGTCGCACGGCCGAAGATGGAGGCGATGTTGGCGGGCGTGTTGCTGCGCGAAACGGCGGCGGCCGTCGCGGCGGAAAGCGGCGAACGGGCTTCCGGTACCGGGAAGCGCTCGACCTCGGCCAGCAGCGCGTCCCGGTCGTAACCGGCGCCCTTTTCGACGGCCTCGACCTGATAGGCCGGTTCCGCGTCGAAGACGGGCTCATCCGCTTCGGCCTGCCACTGGCGCTCGGCTTCCGCCGTCGCACGGGCACGCTCCTCGCGCGTGTCGAACGTCATGTCGGCCACGAAATGCGGCTCGTCGCCGGCATAGGCCTGCTCGGCCTGGAACGGCTCGGCACGCTCCACCCGGGCATCAACGGGCATCAGGGTGTCAAAATCCGGCTCGACATGGCGTTCGGCGGCAACCGGCATCGGCTCGACGAAGGCGGCCTCGGCCTGTGCGGCATCGTCGGAAAAGCCGTCGCCGATGGAAAGCTCCAGCTCACGCTCAAGATCCAGCGCCATGTCGTCGGCCGGCTCGTCGGCAAGCGGCTGCAGGCCGAGGAAGGCGGGCTCGCGGGACTGGCCACGGACAGGCTCGGCAAAGCGGGGTTCGGCAACCGGCTCATGACGGGCCGGCTCCTCGAAACGCGGCTCGAAGCGGTCGGCGAACTGGCGGCCCGTATGGACGACCGGCTCGGCCTCGACGGAGGGCACCTCTTCGACGGAGGTTTCCAGCTCATCGGCCAGAAGCAGGGCCGCGTCGGCCGCCTGCTGCGTCTCGTCGGAGACGGTCAGGTCGGCGAAGGACGGCTCGCGCTGCTGGGCGCGATCCTCGTGCCGGGCGTCGCCGCGCGTCGGGACCTCGTCCAGGAAGGATGCACGATCCTCCACGACGGGTTGAGGCTCATCGAAGACCGGCTCGATATGGCGCGGGGCGGCTTTTTCGGCCGCGCGGCTCGCCGGCGTGTCATACTGCTCGAAGGCGCGCATGAGTTCGTCCTCGAGGGCGAGAACGGGATTCTCGCGCCGCGAGGCCGGCTGGACCGTGTCGGAATGGGACTTGCCCACGCCCTGGACCGGGCGTGGCTCGAAGTTGACGAGGCGGGTAAGCTCGCTCAACGGATCATCGTCCGCCAAGAGGCCCGTTTCACCGGTTCCGCTTCGCGCGAAGTTCTTGTCTGCCATACTGCTTCCCACTCACAAGCTACAAAGACGCGTTTGCCAGCTTATTGTGGGCAAATGGTGACGTTATCGCATTTCGTCCGGTGCTGCGGTGCCTGTAATGGACAGGCCCGACTTAAGAACAGACGCGACAGCGTGCACCAGCCCAAGTCTGGCGATGGTCAATTCTCTATTTTTATCGTTAACAAACCGTAATTCCGGCTGCTCTTTACCTTTATTCCAGTGTCCATGGAATGCGCTGGCAAGATCATAGAGGTAAAACGCGATGCGATGGGGCTCCTGCGCCAGTGCAGCGCCCTCGACGACACGGGGATATTCCGCAAGCTTGGCCAGAAGCTGCAACTCGCTCGGATCCTCGATATTGCCGGCAATCGCGCCGGCCAGATCGAGCGCGGCGATGTCGAGCCCCGGGAAGGCCTCGGCTGCCTGACGGAAGACGGACATGCAGCGCGCATGGGCATACTGCACGTAGAACACCGGATTGTCCTTGGACTGTTCCGTGACCTTGGCGAAGTCGAAGTCGAGCGGCTCGCTATTCTTGCGGTAGAGCATCATGAAGCGCACCGAGTCGCGGCCGACCTCCTCGACCACGTCGCGCAGCGTGACGAAGTCGCCGGAGCGCTTCGACATCTTCACCGGCTCGCCGTTGCGATAGAGCTTGACCAGCTGGCACAGCAGAACCGTCAGCTTCGCCTTGCCTTCGGAAACGGCGCGCGCGACGGCCTCCAGGCGCTTGACGTAACCGCCATGGTCGGCGCCGAGCACATAGATCATCTCGTCGAAGCCGCGGTCGAACTTGTCCTTGAAGTAGGCGACGTCGGCCGCGAAATAGGTATAGGAGCCGTCCGACTTGATCAGCGGGCGGTCGATATCGTCACCCACTTCCGTCGAGCGGAACAGCGTCTGCTCGCGGTCTTCCCAGTCTTCCGGAAGCTGGCCCTTCGGCGGCGGCAGCACGCCCTTGTAGACATGGCCCTTGAAGGTCAGGTCGTTGATGGCGGTGCGGATCGGCGCGCCGTTGCCGGCATGCAGCGAGCGCTCGGAGAAGAAGATGTCATGATTGACGTTGAGGGCGGCCAGATCGTCGCGGATCATCGCCATCATCATCGCGATGGTCTTTTCCTTGACGATGGGCATCCACTGCTGCTCGGTCATGGCGCGCAGCGACGTGCCATGTTCGGCGGCCAGCGCCTCGCCGACCGGAACGAGATAGTCGCCCGGATAGAGGCCCGACGGGATGTCGCCGATCGCCTCGCCCAGCGCCTCGCGGTAGCGCAGGAAGGCCGAGCGCGCGAGCACGTCGATCTGCGAGCCCGCGTCGTTGATGTAGTATTCCTTGGTCACGGCATAGCCGGCGAAGGCGAGCAGGTTGGCGAGCGCGTCGCCGACGACGGCGCCGCGGCAATGGCCGACATGCATCGGGCCGGTCGGGTTGGCCGAGACATATTCCACATTGACCTTGCGGCCGGCGCCGAGCGAACCGCGGCCGTAATCCGTGCCGGCCTCGACCATGGCGGCAAGCAGCTTCTGCCAATAGGGTACGGCAAGGCGCACATTGATGAAGCCGGGGCCGGCGACGCTGACCTCGCTCACTTCGGGATCGTTCTTCAGCTCGGCGACGATGAGGTCGGCGAGCGCGCGGGGATTGAGGCCAAGCGGCTTGGCGAGAACCATCGCCGCGTTGGTCGCGACGTCGCCATGGCTCGCATCGCGCGGCGGTTCGACGCTGATGCGGCCGAAATCGAGCTCGGCGCGTTTTTCACGCACGACCTCAAGTCCTTCGAGTACGTTTTTGATTCTGTTGTCGAAGTCTGTAAAAAGGTTCATCTCATCCATCCGCACGCAGCCGCCCGTTGCGGGCTTTTTCTGCGAAGAAGTTCAGGTGCGCGGCTGACTATCGCAATTCCGGAGTATGGTCAAACAGCCGCCGGTGGGTGTTGATCGCGTAGTTGTCGGTCATTCCGGCGAGATAGTCGCCGACATGACGGGCGCGCGCCGATTCCGGCATGGTGGCGATGCGGTCCACCCAATAGTGCCCCTGCATCAGCTGCGGGTCGTCCATATAGGCGTGGTAGAGGTCGGTCAGGATGGAGGCGGCGTTCGCCCTCACCCGCATGACCTCGGGATGGCGGTAGATGCGCGAGAACAGCAGCTTCTTGATCTGCTTGTCCGTCACCGACATCGCCTCGGAGAAGGTCGCCAGGCAGCGATGAGCCTTGCGCACGTCGTCGGCGCTTTCCGGCCGCTCGTCGCGGATCGCCTGCTGGGCATAGCCGATGACGTCCTCCACCATGGCGGTGATCTGCCGGCGCATGATCTCGTGGGTGAAGCGTGAGGCTTCGAGGCCCGGATAGCGCTCGTGCACGCCGCGCATCAGTTTTGCCAGGAACGGCACCTCCTCCAGCATCTCGAAGGTCAGGTAGCCGGAGCGCAGGCCGTCGTCGATGTCATGGGTGTTGTAGGCGATGTCGTCGGCGATGGCCGCGACCTGCGCCTCCATGCTGGCGAAGCTGCCGAGCTCCAGGTCGTGCAGGGCGCAATATTCGAGGATCGGCCGGGGCACGTCATCGCCCTCAGTGCATTCGCCCGTCGGGCCGATCAGCGGACCGTTGTGCTTGACGAGGCCTTCCAGGCTCTCCCAGGTGAGGTTCAGCCCGTCGAATTCGGCGTAGCGCCGTTCCAGCTTGGTGACGATGCGCAGCGACTGGGCATTGTGGTCGAAGCCGCCGAAGGGTTCCAGCACCTCGTGCAGCGCGTCCTCGCCGGTATGGCCGAAGGGCGTATGGCCGAAATCATGCACCAGCGCGACGCCTTCGGCGAGGTC
This region includes:
- a CDS encoding SPOR domain-containing protein, giving the protein MADKNFARSGTGETGLLADDDPLSELTRLVNFEPRPVQGVGKSHSDTVQPASRRENPVLALEDELMRAFEQYDTPASRAAEKAAPRHIEPVFDEPQPVVEDRASFLDEVPTRGDARHEDRAQQREPSFADLTVSDETQQAADAALLLADELETSVEEVPSVEAEPVVHTGRQFADRFEPRFEEPARHEPVAEPRFAEPVRGQSREPAFLGLQPLADEPADDMALDLERELELSIGDGFSDDAAQAEAAFVEPMPVAAERHVEPDFDTLMPVDARVERAEPFQAEQAYAGDEPHFVADMTFDTREERARATAEAERQWQAEADEPVFDAEPAYQVEAVEKGAGYDRDALLAEVERFPVPEARSPLSAATAAAVSRSNTPANIASIFGRATPTSRATPTIHREPVMETVRETAREPVMQTPVIETPVIETQVVQTPVVETPVLETPVVEARREPVATPVAAEPEVDFDNMEFDLSDIDLDLSDFQLDEEPVKVEPVKAEPMTVVQPVAAVETPVRREPAVAVPVSTYTTPQAIVTETNDGALPFDPAMIADTDEGVAPVTELDVPQLPVIEKEKPPAYQPDYDFDIDAEMAQLFEPAAKPRVEEPRVVAASPAVAAAIPQPVTQISDVDDFERALEEDFRRSLKQPERMAIPVDPGQANTLYAGDGYDDEAARPRRGMLIAASLAGLLLIGGGGVYAWSAFTGGSASSGEPRVILADKTPVKVVPEEKGGKTVPNQDKAVYDRVAGDTASTPQQEQLVTSTEEPVDVVQRTLTPETLPFDGPEDGTETANAADDENRLLPGVDEPEKVTADGEKQLVSPRKVKTMIVKPDGTLVAREETVGEPAAETAGLETAGLDAKATATTGRASGEAVASATLDADASLRAEQQAGTDAKPRSALAEAANAEVDDIAPVRTVKTTAIGASETASTDDKTPLPGTRPIDQPVTVVGTVTENGNVSGTQTAAATGTQTGEQTQVAAVAPGSYVIQIASLPSEAEAQKSYNSLSSKFSSVIGGRGVDIKKAEIPNKGTFFRVRIPAGSREEANALCNRYKGAGGSCLVTR
- the argS gene encoding arginine--tRNA ligase, encoding MREKRAELDFGRISVEPPRDASHGDVATNAAMVLAKPLGLNPRALADLIVAELKNDPEVSEVSVAGPGFINVRLAVPYWQKLLAAMVEAGTDYGRGSLGAGRKVNVEYVSANPTGPMHVGHCRGAVVGDALANLLAFAGYAVTKEYYINDAGSQIDVLARSAFLRYREALGEAIGDIPSGLYPGDYLVPVGEALAAEHGTSLRAMTEQQWMPIVKEKTIAMMMAMIRDDLAALNVNHDIFFSERSLHAGNGAPIRTAINDLTFKGHVYKGVLPPPKGQLPEDWEDREQTLFRSTEVGDDIDRPLIKSDGSYTYFAADVAYFKDKFDRGFDEMIYVLGADHGGYVKRLEAVARAVSEGKAKLTVLLCQLVKLYRNGEPVKMSKRSGDFVTLRDVVEEVGRDSVRFMMLYRKNSEPLDFDFAKVTEQSKDNPVFYVQYAHARCMSVFRQAAEAFPGLDIAALDLAGAIAGNIEDPSELQLLAKLAEYPRVVEGAALAQEPHRIAFYLYDLASAFHGHWNKGKEQPELRFVNDKNRELTIARLGLVHAVASVLKSGLSITGTAAPDEMR
- a CDS encoding deoxyguanosinetriphosphate triphosphohydrolase gives rise to the protein MTFDRHALGFGAGQRAIYASDPWATRGRLFPEPESPTRSDFQRDRDRIVHTTAFRRLKHKTQVFIAADGDHYRTRLTHTIEVAQIARALARALKLDEDLAEGVALVHDFGHTPFGHTGEDALHEVLEPFGGFDHNAQSLRIVTKLERRYAEFDGLNLTWESLEGLVKHNGPLIGPTGECTEGDDVPRPILEYCALHDLELGSFASMEAQVAAIADDIAYNTHDIDDGLRSGYLTFEMLEEVPFLAKLMRGVHERYPGLEASRFTHEIMRRQITAMVEDVIGYAQQAIRDERPESADDVRKAHRCLATFSEAMSVTDKQIKKLLFSRIYRHPEVMRVRANAASILTDLYHAYMDDPQLMQGHYWVDRIATMPESARARHVGDYLAGMTDNYAINTHRRLFDHTPELR